In Chlamydia sp., the following are encoded in one genomic region:
- the aroA gene encoding 3-phosphoshikimate 1-carboxyvinyltransferase produces MNQALLISPSTPYGEVTVPPSKSHSLRAILFASLSQGLSVIDNCLSSSDTYTMLTACKKLGSQIKIVGKSLHIQGNPHPQDNYHRRLHMGNSGIALRFLTALSALSPSPTLITGTHSLKRRPIMPLLSSLKQLGIEVRQKKSLSIPFVIRGPLSSGHTIVSGQDSQYASALAITAAIAPEPLSFSIENLKERPWFDMTLNWLNSLNISFSRKRDFLAFPGGQSLKNFSYSVPGDFSSAAFLAALGLLSSSPNPTILHNLPAHDSQGDKQLFFLLKNLGANILIGEHHVEIHPSSFSGGTIDMDPFIDALPILAVLCCFAKKPSRLYNARGAKDKESNRIKAISQELRKMGGLVYPTDDGLYIEPSRLHGAVVCSHNDHRIAMALAVAGVHASSGQTILCDTRCINKSFPHFVVTARTLHANIQHY; encoded by the coding sequence TTGAACCAAGCTCTTTTAATTTCTCCTTCAACTCCTTACGGAGAAGTTACCGTTCCTCCTTCAAAATCTCATTCTCTGCGAGCGATTCTTTTTGCTTCTTTATCCCAAGGATTATCTGTCATAGACAATTGTCTTTCCTCTTCCGATACGTATACAATGCTCACAGCCTGTAAAAAACTTGGGTCTCAAATCAAAATAGTGGGGAAATCTTTACATATACAAGGAAATCCCCATCCTCAAGATAACTATCATCGCCGTCTGCATATGGGAAATTCTGGCATAGCTCTACGATTTCTAACGGCTCTTTCTGCCTTATCTCCATCCCCCACTCTCATTACAGGGACACACTCTCTTAAACGTAGGCCTATAATGCCTCTTCTCTCCAGTTTGAAACAGCTCGGAATAGAGGTTCGTCAAAAAAAATCTCTTTCCATTCCTTTCGTCATTCGGGGGCCTCTATCCTCTGGTCACACCATAGTTTCGGGGCAAGATTCCCAGTATGCCTCTGCATTAGCTATTACTGCAGCTATAGCTCCTGAGCCTCTTTCTTTTTCTATTGAAAATCTTAAAGAACGCCCCTGGTTTGATATGACCTTAAATTGGCTTAACTCCCTCAATATTTCTTTTTCTAGAAAACGAGATTTCTTAGCCTTCCCTGGAGGACAATCTCTTAAAAATTTTTCCTACTCGGTTCCAGGCGACTTCAGCTCTGCAGCCTTTTTAGCAGCTCTAGGTTTGCTCTCTTCTTCTCCTAATCCCACTATTCTACATAACCTTCCCGCTCATGATTCACAGGGAGATAAACAACTGTTCTTTCTTTTAAAAAATCTAGGCGCCAATATCCTCATAGGAGAACATCATGTTGAAATTCATCCCTCTTCTTTCTCCGGAGGAACTATCGATATGGACCCGTTTATAGATGCGCTCCCTATTCTAGCGGTTCTCTGCTGTTTTGCAAAAAAACCTTCCCGTTTATATAATGCGCGCGGAGCCAAAGACAAAGAAAGCAATCGAATTAAAGCCATCTCCCAAGAACTAAGAAAAATGGGAGGGTTAGTTTATCCTACTGACGACGGTTTATACATAGAGCCTTCTCGATTACACGGGGCTGTTGTTTGTTCTCATAATGATCATCGCATAGCTATGGCTCTGGCAGTAGCGGGAGTTCACGCCTCGTCTGGACAAACCATACTTTGTGACACACGCTGTATAAACAAAAGTTTTCCGCATTTCGTAGTTACAGCACGGACATTGCATGCCAACATTCAACATTACTAA
- a CDS encoding aspartate kinase gives MLRKREAPLVCKFGGTSVGTTQSIRRVCEIIQEEKPSFVVVSAVAGITDLLESFCRSSESQKTMLSAIIREKHISIAEELGIEASFENLWEPLRLLENCESLQEEDQAKVLAIGEDLSSRLVYGYCCANGLNMELLEARQVVLTNSQFLSAEPNLALMRTIWDKLSLKEDTVYLMQGFLGATSSGKTTILGRGGSDFSASLIGELCEARELRIYTDVCGVHTADPKIVGDTKLINFLTFEEMQGLASSGARVLHKDMFKSCMRAKVPIFVTSTFNSTREGTWVCASLNESPRDPILKALSLKQNQSLWLVEYSSPFMRLENILGCLRSVGAPPDVVLAQNFGVYFTTDWKENDQLIVDVLKDFGSVSCEGPLSLVALVGTKLASWSMTEVFEVLQETPVLCWSQTDTVINLIINKEFEVAVVRLLHDYIIRFNGSIL, from the coding sequence ATGCTTAGAAAGAGAGAAGCTCCACTTGTCTGTAAGTTTGGTGGGACTAGTGTGGGGACGACTCAAAGCATTCGGCGTGTTTGTGAAATCATACAAGAAGAAAAACCCTCTTTTGTTGTTGTGAGTGCAGTTGCTGGTATTACAGATTTATTGGAATCATTTTGTAGGAGTTCAGAGTCTCAAAAGACTATGTTGTCTGCGATTATCCGAGAAAAGCACATATCGATTGCAGAAGAATTAGGTATAGAAGCTTCATTTGAGAATCTCTGGGAGCCTTTAAGACTTTTAGAGAACTGTGAGAGTCTTCAGGAAGAGGATCAAGCAAAAGTTTTAGCCATAGGAGAAGATTTATCTTCTAGATTGGTTTATGGTTATTGTTGTGCGAATGGACTCAATATGGAGCTTTTAGAGGCTCGTCAAGTAGTGCTTACTAATTCTCAGTTTTTGAGTGCTGAACCCAACTTGGCTTTAATGCGAACAATATGGGACAAACTGTCGTTAAAGGAAGATACGGTTTATCTCATGCAAGGTTTTTTAGGAGCAACTTCTTCTGGAAAAACTACAATTCTTGGGCGAGGAGGGAGTGACTTTTCTGCTTCTTTGATAGGAGAATTATGTGAAGCAAGGGAGCTTCGTATCTATACAGATGTTTGTGGAGTGCATACTGCTGATCCAAAAATTGTAGGAGATACAAAGCTTATAAACTTTTTAACTTTCGAAGAAATGCAAGGGTTAGCGAGTTCTGGGGCGAGGGTATTGCATAAAGATATGTTTAAGTCTTGTATGCGAGCAAAAGTCCCTATCTTTGTAACTTCAACGTTTAATTCGACCAGAGAAGGAACTTGGGTTTGTGCATCATTAAATGAGAGCCCTAGAGATCCTATTTTGAAAGCTCTTTCGTTGAAACAGAACCAGTCTCTTTGGTTAGTCGAATACAGTTCTCCCTTCATGAGACTAGAAAATATTTTAGGTTGTTTACGCAGCGTAGGAGCTCCTCCTGACGTTGTCTTAGCTCAAAATTTTGGAGTGTATTTCACTACAGATTGGAAGGAAAACGATCAACTAATAGTAGATGTTCTCAAAGATTTCGGTTCGGTGAGCTGTGAAGGGCCCTTGTCTTTAGTTGCTCTAGTAGGGACCAAATTAGCTTCTTGGAGTATGACTGAAGTTTTTGAAGTTTTACAAGAAACTCCAGTTTTATGTTGGAGTCAAACAGATACAGTTATTAACCTGATCATTAATAAAGAGTTTGAAGTCGCTGTAGTAAGGTTATTGCACGATTATATAATAAGATTCAATGGGAGTATTTTATGA
- a CDS encoding bifunctional 3-dehydroquinate dehydratase/shikimate dehydrogenase, translated as MLCTIIKGPSFLEAKHQLLRSLKESCCFEMRADLLSVSDLKLKKLISLAPISILTWKNETYSQVAWINKMLSLAKLNPNYLDVDIAFPEEGISRIRQLYPDIKIIRSLHTSEHSDLLQLYTGMKSSLVDYYKLAVSPSSTSDVLNTCLQKRFLPKNVTLLCLGEIGRSSRILSPILQNPFTYTMNTGSSPVSPGQLSLKHHYFYNYKNLSPQSRICGLIGDTSRSIGHLTHNPFFQKLGIPYPYIKLPLSPQELPKFFSTIRACPFLGISVTSPLKTAVLPFLDKQAPSVQVSGSCNTLVIHNGEITGHDTDGEGLFTVLTRYNIPLHHQRVAILGAGGAAQSIAARLSKANCELLIFNRTKTHAEAIASRYQATAFNLEGLPLHSVSLIINCLPPHSKIPLALAPCIVDINTIPKYNMFTEYARSQGCTIIHGHEMFSEQAFLQFRLWFPDLAFSHLEKTFSRRAAVLASLFSIAS; from the coding sequence ATGCTATGTACAATCATTAAGGGACCTTCTTTCCTTGAGGCTAAACATCAACTACTACGATCTTTGAAAGAAAGTTGTTGTTTCGAGATGCGTGCTGATCTTCTTTCTGTATCTGATTTAAAACTAAAGAAGCTTATCTCCCTTGCCCCTATCTCTATTCTCACATGGAAAAACGAAACATATTCCCAAGTAGCTTGGATAAACAAAATGCTATCATTGGCTAAACTGAATCCTAACTATTTGGATGTAGATATTGCCTTCCCAGAGGAAGGTATCTCACGTATTCGCCAACTTTATCCAGACATCAAAATTATTCGCTCTTTGCATACAAGCGAACACAGTGATCTTCTACAACTATACACAGGAATGAAATCTTCATTAGTGGATTATTATAAGCTTGCTGTTTCCCCATCCTCAACTTCTGATGTACTCAATACCTGTCTCCAAAAACGTTTTCTTCCTAAGAATGTAACGCTTCTTTGTTTAGGAGAAATAGGCCGCTCCTCACGTATATTATCTCCTATCTTGCAAAATCCTTTTACCTATACAATGAACACAGGTTCTTCTCCTGTGTCCCCTGGACAACTTTCTCTTAAACACCATTACTTTTACAATTACAAGAACCTTTCTCCACAATCGCGTATTTGCGGTCTGATTGGAGACACTTCACGTAGTATTGGACACCTTACTCATAATCCTTTTTTCCAAAAACTTGGAATTCCTTACCCTTACATTAAACTTCCGCTATCTCCTCAAGAACTTCCCAAATTTTTCTCTACTATCCGAGCCTGCCCCTTCTTGGGGATAAGTGTGACCTCTCCTTTAAAAACAGCTGTTTTACCATTTCTTGACAAACAAGCTCCATCTGTACAAGTATCGGGTTCTTGTAATACGCTGGTGATCCACAACGGAGAAATTACAGGTCACGACACCGATGGAGAGGGACTTTTCACGGTCTTGACTCGGTATAACATTCCTTTACATCATCAACGCGTAGCTATTTTGGGCGCAGGAGGAGCCGCTCAATCTATAGCAGCTCGATTAAGCAAAGCTAACTGTGAACTTCTCATTTTTAATCGTACTAAAACTCATGCTGAAGCCATTGCTTCTCGATATCAAGCAACGGCTTTTAACCTAGAGGGCCTCCCTCTTCATTCCGTCTCTCTTATTATAAATTGTCTCCCCCCACACTCCAAAATCCCCTTAGCTCTGGCTCCTTGTATTGTAGATATCAATACAATTCCTAAATACAATATGTTCACAGAGTATGCTCGATCTCAAGGTTGTACTATCATTCATGGACATGAAATGTTTTCGGAACAGGCTTTTTTACAATTTCGCCTATGGTTCCCAGATCTTGCATTTAGTCATTTAGAAAAAACTTTCTCTCGCAGAGCTGCTGTCTTAGCCTCTCTTTTTTCCATCGCTTCATAA
- a CDS encoding shikimate kinase, which yields MPTFNITKQIFLCGLPSVGKTFFGKFLAQFLSLPFFDTDHLLSARFLGDSPKMIYQCYGEEGFCQKELAALISVPAIPSVVALGGHTPLNEQAYEHILQQKNAILVLLDAPLTILCQRLQQRPLPERLKNVSSLENALLERLEKLRLLTTNIFLLETATSPQYITTACQDFCSRFLTIKETAYA from the coding sequence ATGCCAACATTCAACATTACTAAGCAAATTTTCCTATGCGGGCTTCCTTCTGTGGGTAAAACCTTTTTTGGTAAGTTTTTAGCTCAGTTTTTATCCTTACCTTTTTTTGATACCGATCATCTTCTTTCAGCTCGTTTTCTTGGAGATTCCCCTAAAATGATTTACCAGTGTTATGGGGAAGAAGGTTTTTGCCAAAAAGAACTCGCTGCTTTAATTAGTGTGCCGGCCATTCCAAGTGTAGTTGCTTTGGGAGGCCACACCCCCCTTAATGAACAAGCGTATGAACATATTTTACAGCAGAAAAATGCTATTTTAGTCTTATTGGACGCCCCTCTCACAATTCTTTGCCAACGCTTGCAACAAAGACCTTTACCAGAAAGACTTAAAAATGTTTCTTCGTTAGAAAATGCTTTGCTAGAACGATTAGAAAAACTCCGTTTACTCACAACAAATATTTTTCTTTTAGAAACAGCAACTTCCCCTCAATATATCACAACAGCTTGTCAGGACTTTTGTTCCCGCTTCTTGACTATAAAAGAGACCGCCTATGCATAA
- the aroB gene encoding 3-dehydroquinate synthase: MIELITDTPHNIHLVDSLCNPQLFAVLSKDFPLVFVTNSQLKTLFLPPLLKTARSLGFSVQLLVIPEGEKAKTGETFLSLHKQLTDLAIPRQATLIGVGGGVILDIAGFVAATYCRGMPFISIPTTLVAMIDASIGGKNGINLDHVKNRIGSFYLPKDVWICPEILRTLPKQEFYHGMAECIKHAYIVDPSILPLIQNPASLNTLDHLSLLIKQNCFCKASVVKKDFKDYTIRQILNFGHTLGHALEMLFAEKISHGFAISVGMVLETKLSLLLGIARNTNILHSLVKDLQRYHLPTSLKELYALPQVPSYSHTHILTALTYDKKNQNPLLPSFVMIEEIGQAASFGGRFCQPISKHILTQLLEEEFHAMYNH; this comes from the coding sequence ATGATAGAGCTCATCACGGATACTCCACACAATATTCATTTGGTAGATTCGCTATGTAACCCACAGTTATTTGCTGTGCTATCCAAAGACTTCCCTCTTGTTTTTGTGACCAATTCTCAACTAAAAACACTTTTCCTACCTCCTTTACTGAAAACAGCGCGCTCTCTAGGATTTTCTGTTCAGCTCCTTGTAATCCCTGAAGGAGAAAAAGCAAAAACAGGAGAAACCTTCCTGTCTTTGCACAAACAGCTGACAGATCTTGCTATTCCTAGACAAGCAACTCTTATTGGTGTTGGAGGAGGCGTCATTTTGGATATTGCAGGATTTGTTGCAGCGACTTACTGTCGAGGTATGCCATTCATTTCCATTCCCACGACCCTAGTTGCTATGATTGATGCGAGTATTGGAGGGAAAAATGGTATTAACTTGGACCATGTTAAAAATCGTATTGGTTCTTTTTATTTACCTAAAGATGTTTGGATTTGCCCTGAAATACTACGTACCCTTCCTAAGCAAGAATTTTACCATGGCATGGCGGAATGTATAAAACACGCCTATATTGTAGATCCTTCTATCCTACCTTTGATTCAGAATCCTGCTTCCTTAAATACTTTAGACCACTTATCTCTCCTCATTAAACAGAACTGTTTTTGTAAAGCCTCCGTAGTAAAAAAGGACTTCAAGGACTATACAATACGTCAAATACTCAACTTTGGCCATACGCTAGGACATGCTTTAGAGATGCTATTCGCAGAAAAAATTTCTCATGGATTTGCTATAAGCGTGGGAATGGTTTTGGAAACTAAGCTCTCTCTTCTTTTAGGTATCGCTCGCAACACAAATATTCTGCATTCTTTAGTTAAGGATCTTCAGCGATATCATCTCCCTACTTCCTTGAAAGAACTTTACGCTCTTCCTCAAGTCCCTTCTTATAGTCATACCCATATTCTTACTGCTCTTACCTATGATAAAAAAAACCAAAATCCTCTCCTACCTTCGTTTGTTATGATAGAAGAAATTGGTCAGGCAGCGTCTTTCGGTGGACGATTCTGTCAACCCATATCGAAGCACATTCTTACTCAGTTACTAGAAGAGGAATTCCATGCTATGTACAATCATTAA
- the dapB gene encoding 4-hydroxy-tetrahydrodipicolinate reductase: MKSIGLIGNTGRMGALLTQALLSHPRCFLGKGFSRRSQTSLDEVVSGNDILIDFSAPEITTALLDLLLMMPRPVIIGTTGFSADSDVSEKMIALSEKVPVVICPNASLGAYVQKRLTAFAAKIFDASYDVRILETHHRTKADAISGTALSLAETVRSAKKERVEKDGQPAIEIYGSRVGSIFGEHEVSFVGEHERFVIRHEAFSRQIFSKGVLLILEKILEGALAAGRYTSDILYKDLVGNGF; the protein is encoded by the coding sequence ATGAAAAGTATAGGTCTTATTGGAAATACTGGGAGAATGGGGGCTCTGTTGACGCAGGCATTACTCTCTCATCCACGTTGTTTTCTAGGGAAAGGGTTTTCAAGAAGATCGCAGACCTCATTAGATGAGGTTGTTTCAGGGAATGACATTCTAATAGATTTTTCTGCTCCAGAAATTACTACAGCTCTTTTAGACCTTTTACTAATGATGCCTAGACCTGTGATTATTGGTACTACGGGATTCTCTGCTGATAGTGATGTGTCAGAGAAGATGATTGCGTTGTCTGAAAAGGTTCCTGTTGTCATTTGTCCGAATGCAAGTTTAGGAGCATATGTGCAGAAACGATTAACTGCTTTTGCGGCTAAGATTTTTGATGCTTCTTATGACGTACGTATTCTAGAAACTCATCATCGTACAAAAGCAGATGCTATTTCCGGTACAGCACTTTCTTTAGCAGAAACCGTTCGTTCTGCAAAGAAAGAACGTGTTGAAAAAGACGGACAGCCTGCTATCGAAATATATGGTTCCCGTGTGGGAAGCATTTTTGGGGAACATGAGGTTTCTTTCGTTGGAGAACATGAACGTTTTGTTATTCGGCATGAAGCCTTTTCTAGGCAAATTTTTTCTAAGGGAGTGTTGCTCATCTTAGAGAAGATTCTTGAAGGGGCTTTAGCAGCAGGGCGCTATACTTCGGATATTTTGTATAAAGACCTTGTGGGAAATGGTTTTTGA
- a CDS encoding carbohydrate porin: MFFRSVLLTTLISLSFTNAVQAAHRHYHRYDNKLHRHLHKKDLPTQKPTQKPSEEENYTPYSYSDKPISLSKQRGLLSPICDLIKANPCSNGFSIRNIKQELKNVAGTQIALDWSILPQWFNPRISQLKTLTIRDPGYGTRQTPLEADPPCWQTCFNPSASITVYDSSYGTGVFQISYTLVRYWEGNAALAGNAIMLAGSINDYPSRQNTFSQFTFSQTFPGEKVNLTIGQYSLYSVDGTLYNNDQQQGFISYALSQNPTATYSSGSLGAYLQITPTESTCLQVGFQDAYNISGSSIKWNNLTKNKYNFYGYASWAPNCRLGSGQYSILLYSTRKVPEQLFQTTGWSVNASQYISPKFYVFGRYGGATGQAFPINRTYSFGVVSANLFDRNPQDLLGIACAFNNVNPSAASSAQRKYETVIEGFATIGCGPYLSFSPDFQLYLYPALRPSKQSAQVYSVRANLAI, from the coding sequence GTGTTTTTTCGCTCGGTTTTACTAACTACCCTGATTTCTCTTTCGTTTACGAACGCAGTACAAGCCGCTCATCGCCACTATCATCGCTACGATAATAAGCTACACAGACATCTCCATAAGAAAGATTTACCTACTCAAAAGCCCACTCAAAAACCTTCGGAAGAGGAGAATTACACTCCCTATTCTTATAGCGACAAGCCTATCTCCTTATCTAAGCAACGAGGTCTTCTATCTCCCATCTGTGACCTAATCAAAGCAAACCCCTGCTCGAATGGGTTTTCTATTAGAAATATTAAACAAGAATTAAAAAACGTAGCCGGAACACAAATTGCATTAGATTGGTCCATTCTCCCTCAATGGTTCAATCCTAGAATCTCCCAATTGAAAACTCTTACCATCCGCGACCCTGGATATGGCACACGGCAGACTCCTCTGGAAGCTGACCCTCCCTGCTGGCAAACTTGTTTCAATCCATCAGCGTCTATCACTGTGTATGACTCTTCGTATGGAACAGGAGTTTTTCAGATATCTTATACTCTGGTTCGCTATTGGGAAGGGAATGCAGCTCTTGCAGGCAATGCCATCATGCTTGCTGGAAGCATAAACGATTACCCCTCTCGCCAAAACACTTTCTCTCAATTTACTTTTTCTCAAACATTCCCTGGTGAAAAAGTAAATTTAACAATTGGTCAATACTCTCTCTATTCCGTAGACGGAACGCTATACAATAATGATCAACAACAAGGTTTTATTAGTTACGCGTTATCACAAAATCCAACAGCTACCTATTCTTCTGGAAGTCTCGGAGCTTATCTACAAATAACTCCAACAGAAAGTACTTGCCTTCAAGTAGGATTTCAAGATGCTTACAACATCTCTGGCTCTTCTATCAAATGGAATAATCTAACAAAAAATAAATACAACTTCTACGGCTACGCATCATGGGCTCCAAATTGTCGCTTAGGATCCGGTCAGTACTCCATTCTCCTTTACTCAACCAGAAAAGTGCCAGAACAGCTGTTTCAGACAACCGGATGGTCTGTGAATGCTAGTCAGTATATTTCTCCTAAATTTTATGTATTTGGAAGATATGGCGGTGCTACAGGACAGGCATTCCCTATTAACAGAACTTACTCTTTTGGTGTAGTTTCTGCAAATTTATTTGACCGTAACCCGCAAGATTTACTTGGAATTGCTTGCGCGTTTAATAACGTAAATCCTTCTGCAGCTTCAAGCGCTCAAAGAAAATACGAAACTGTAATCGAAGGATTCGCTACTATCGGCTGCGGCCCCTACCTTTCTTTCTCCCCAGATTTCCAACTTTATCTCTATCCAGCCCTTCGCCCAAGCAAACAGTCTGCTCAAGTTTATAGTGTTCGCGCCAATTTAGCTATCTAA
- the aroC gene encoding chorismate synthase, producing MHNCYGSIFSITTWGESHGPAIGVVIDGCPSGLPLTSEDFLPAMKRRKPGQLYTSPRQEPDSVTILSGVYQHKTTGTPISLLIRNEDVSSDSYEQLNHCYRPGHAQYAYEGKYGFVDHRGGGRSSARETAARVAASVVAKKILLSQGIETLAFLSGIGTIENKTYPKLTPSLIEKVHSSPFYTTIPHDDIHHLLLHNSEDSFGGIVSFVTSPLPIGLGEPVFGKLPALLAAGMMSIPAAKGFEIGEGFNSAQMAGSSYLDSFVTTEAGVSLQTNHCGGTLGGISIGQPLEGRVAFKPTSSIKKPCPTISKKGTPVIYQTPRDGRHDPCVAIRAVAVVEAMLDLTLVDLLLQNRCAKL from the coding sequence ATGCATAACTGTTATGGCTCCATATTTTCTATCACTACCTGGGGAGAGTCTCATGGTCCTGCTATCGGAGTTGTTATCGATGGCTGTCCTTCAGGGCTTCCTTTAACATCAGAAGACTTTCTTCCTGCTATGAAGAGAAGAAAACCTGGACAACTTTATACTTCTCCTCGCCAAGAACCAGACTCAGTAACAATTTTATCCGGTGTCTACCAACATAAGACAACAGGAACTCCTATCTCTCTTCTTATTCGCAATGAAGATGTTTCCAGTGATTCTTATGAACAATTGAACCATTGTTATCGCCCAGGACACGCACAGTATGCCTATGAAGGGAAATATGGATTTGTAGATCATCGTGGAGGAGGACGCTCTTCCGCTAGAGAAACAGCTGCTCGTGTTGCTGCTAGTGTCGTTGCTAAAAAAATTCTTCTATCTCAAGGGATTGAAACACTTGCATTCCTTTCTGGGATAGGAACTATAGAGAATAAAACTTATCCTAAACTTACTCCGTCTCTAATTGAAAAAGTACACAGCTCCCCTTTTTATACTACTATTCCTCATGACGATATTCATCATCTACTCCTCCATAATTCTGAGGATTCTTTCGGGGGGATTGTCTCCTTTGTTACTTCCCCTTTACCTATTGGCCTGGGAGAACCTGTGTTTGGTAAACTGCCCGCACTCCTGGCAGCAGGTATGATGAGCATCCCAGCAGCTAAAGGATTTGAGATAGGGGAAGGATTCAATTCAGCACAGATGGCCGGCTCCTCTTATTTAGACTCATTTGTTACTACAGAGGCAGGAGTATCTTTACAAACCAATCATTGTGGGGGTACTTTAGGGGGCATTAGCATTGGTCAGCCTTTAGAGGGACGAGTTGCCTTCAAACCCACATCATCCATAAAAAAACCCTGTCCTACAATCTCAAAAAAAGGAACCCCTGTAATATATCAGACACCTCGAGATGGACGTCACGATCCCTGTGTTGCTATCCGTGCAGTCGCAGTTGTCGAAGCTATGCTTGATTTAACTTTAGTAGACCTGCTTCTTCAAAACCGGTGTGCCAAATTATGA
- the asd gene encoding aspartate-semialdehyde dehydrogenase — protein sequence MTMRIAVLGATGLVGQKLIALLQKHKEWEIAEIGASPKNHALSYESACLWQEPLMDMPDSVRDLSIRSVEEIESDIVVSCLPTTVAFSVETSCLSLGKIVFSNADAYRMHELVPILIPEVNSDHLSLLDKQPFLGKIITNSNCCVAGIALALGPLFSFTLEHVHIVTLQSASGAGYPGVSSLDLIGNTVPYILGEEEKICRETLKILGCPGSPAKFSITASVHRVPVAYGHVISIHVTFANEVDLGEIIACYEKDTATYVLHDSPWHPQVRKDLTHDDMRLHIGPISYGGNTKTIKMCVLLHNLVRGAAGALIANMNLFRSRMKFTCQEELAHA from the coding sequence ATGACGATGCGCATTGCTGTTTTAGGCGCTACAGGTCTTGTAGGGCAAAAATTAATCGCGTTATTACAAAAACATAAAGAATGGGAGATTGCCGAGATAGGGGCCTCTCCAAAGAATCATGCCCTAAGTTATGAGTCTGCGTGTTTATGGCAAGAGCCTTTGATGGATATGCCAGATTCTGTCCGTGATCTTTCGATTCGTTCCGTTGAAGAAATAGAGTCGGACATTGTCGTATCTTGTTTGCCAACAACAGTAGCTTTTTCTGTAGAAACCTCTTGTTTGTCTTTAGGGAAAATAGTATTTTCTAACGCCGATGCTTATCGGATGCATGAGTTAGTGCCTATTTTAATTCCTGAAGTGAATAGTGATCATCTGTCCCTTTTGGATAAGCAACCTTTTCTAGGGAAGATAATTACAAATTCTAACTGTTGTGTTGCAGGAATTGCGTTAGCGCTTGGTCCTTTGTTCTCGTTCACTTTAGAACATGTACATATTGTTACTTTGCAATCTGCTAGCGGAGCTGGGTATCCGGGGGTTTCTTCTCTGGATTTAATTGGAAATACAGTCCCTTACATTTTAGGAGAGGAAGAGAAAATATGTCGTGAGACTTTGAAAATTTTGGGTTGTCCAGGTTCTCCCGCAAAATTTTCAATAACAGCGTCTGTACATCGTGTGCCTGTCGCCTACGGGCATGTGATTTCGATTCATGTTACGTTTGCTAATGAAGTTGACCTAGGAGAGATTATTGCTTGCTACGAAAAAGATACTGCTACATATGTTTTGCATGATTCTCCTTGGCATCCTCAAGTTCGAAAAGATCTGACTCATGACGATATGCGGTTGCACATAGGGCCTATTTCTTACGGTGGAAATACAAAGACAATTAAGATGTGTGTTCTTCTTCATAATCTAGTTCGTGGCGCTGCTGGGGCGTTAATAGCGAATATGAATCTTTTTCGTAGTAGAATGAAGTTCACTTGTCAAGAGGAGTTGGCGCATGCTTAG
- a CDS encoding DUF2608 domain-containing protein, producing MRFLFFFVVLLSPWISEASQRIVTVKTIHEIASDILYDDTNYWLIFDIDDVLFQGAEALSHSTWFERSIQGMRALGTSEQEAWEALYPEWLAIQHQGSIKQIETAIPLLINKVQHQNKIVFAYSERKFCAQEITFNQLASINLSFEKSNLPDTKLPSMISFTKGVLFGAEIRKGPGLQYFLDAQTSLPEKIIYIDNEKYNVLRIGEICKHKKISYLGVVYTASQYLPPVYLPDIAKIQYLYRQKLISNEAAALLSRHRLDK from the coding sequence ATGCGTTTTTTGTTCTTTTTTGTTGTCTTGCTGTCTCCCTGGATCTCTGAGGCTTCTCAACGCATTGTAACCGTTAAAACGATTCATGAAATTGCTTCGGATATCCTTTATGATGACACGAACTATTGGTTAATATTTGATATTGATGATGTTCTATTTCAAGGAGCAGAGGCACTTAGTCATTCTACCTGGTTTGAACGCTCCATACAAGGAATGCGCGCCTTAGGGACTTCAGAACAAGAAGCCTGGGAAGCTCTTTATCCTGAGTGGTTAGCGATTCAGCACCAAGGTTCTATCAAACAGATAGAAACGGCCATTCCTTTATTGATTAACAAGGTTCAACATCAAAACAAGATTGTCTTTGCCTATTCAGAACGAAAATTTTGTGCTCAAGAAATAACTTTTAACCAACTTGCATCCATAAATCTCTCCTTTGAGAAATCAAATCTGCCCGATACAAAGCTTCCATCCATGATCAGTTTCACAAAAGGAGTTCTCTTTGGGGCGGAAATTCGTAAAGGACCGGGCCTACAGTACTTTCTAGATGCACAAACCTCTTTGCCAGAAAAAATTATTTATATTGATAATGAAAAATACAATGTTTTGCGCATTGGCGAAATTTGTAAACACAAAAAGATCTCCTATTTAGGTGTCGTTTACACAGCTTCTCAGTATCTCCCTCCTGTCTACCTTCCTGATATTGCCAAAATCCAATACTTATACCGACAAAAACTAATAAGCAATGAGGCTGCAGCTCTTCTATCCCGTCATCGATTGGATAAATAA